The sequence CAGCTGTTATTTGTAGTTGCTGGCTGGGCATCCCGCAAGCTTAATTGGAGCTCCGCGTATTCGGCTTCGGGTCTGATGGTTCTGTCGGAGAGAAGGTTCAAGGGCAAGGGAGTCATCGTTACAGGTGGCGCCTCAGGGATAGGCAAGGCGACTGCGGAGCGATTCTTGGAGGAAGGTGCGAAGGTCGCTATCCTCGATGTCTCAGAAGAGAACGGCGAGGCCGCCTTCAAGGAGCTGAAGAAGAAGGGCTTCACGCCATTGATTCTAACCGGCGATGTCACCAAATCATCGGACGTCAAGAAGATGGTCAGCACGGCCAAGGCGAAGCTGGGCCGGATCGATGTGTTGTTCAACAACGCGGGCATCCTTGTGGAAGGGACTGTCGAGGATGTCACTGAGAAGGATTGGGATCGGATCATGGCAGTCAATGTGAAGGGCGTATTCCTGATGTCAAAGGAGGTGGTTCCAATCATGCTCAAGCAGAGGAAGGGCACAATAGTCAACAACGCATCCTGCAGCGGCCTCGTGGGAGACAGAAACGCCATCGCATACAACACATCCAAGGGGGCAGTCGTCCTGATGACGAAGTGCATGGCCCTTGACTATGCAAAGAAGAACATCAGGGTCAACTGCGTCTGCCCAGGAGAAATCGACACGCCGATGTTCAGGCAGGAGGCGAGGTCGAGGAAGATGCCCGTCGAGGAGTACAGGAAGGAGCTGTGCGAATATCACCCCATCGGCCGGCTGGGCGTGCCTTCTGAGGTGGCGAATGCCGTCCTCTTCCTGGCATCGGACCAGGCGAGCTTCATTACCGGCGCGGCCTTCTCTGTCGATGGCGGGTACACTTGCCAATGAGAGAGCTATCTTGCGTGCGCTACCTCCAGACTGGAGCCTGGCTTGACTCGTTTCAGGGCCGAGATGTCCCCTTCTAGAGTTCCAATGAGATTACAGAGACTATAGGCCCTCGGTTTGTCGTCCACGCTTGCCGGCGTCCGCCCGAAGAAGACTGCGATGGCATCGCCGTCCGGCCAGAAGGCCACGTCACCGATCTCCATCTCAACGCGCGCATCCGTCTCCAGCTCTGCGTGGAAAGGGGCGCTGAAGTAGACCTCGTCCCCCCAAGTGCTAGCATTGGATGAGAACGGAACCGCAGTCAGGAGTGCCTCAATAGTCGGCGTCGGCTCGGGCCTGAGCTGGATAGTAATGGATTCTCCGCCCTTGAACTGTACGCGCATCCTGGCCATCTCATCAACTCTGGAGTGCAATCGCATTGCGAGGCTTTAAAGTCCCTCCAAATCACCCTCCAAACCGCCATTCGCCTAAAGGTTTAAGACGGCCAACGGCGTTCGTCGCCCCGTAGCGAGAAGAGTGCCCCTCGAAGTGTGTTAAGGGCACCGGAAATAGATAAAAGGAGGAAGCAACTTGACATCGCAGAAGTTGAAAGATATGTTGAACGGGGCAATAGCCCGAGAGATACAGGTCTCCATCCAGTACATGTGGCAGCATGTGCAGTGGATGGGAGTAGATCATTACGCCGTGAGTGACAAGTTCAAGGAAATCGCGGTCGAAGAGATGAAGCACGCTGAGAAGATCGCTGAGCGATTGTGGTATCTGGGGGGCGTGCCGACCACCAAACCTACATCCATCAAGGTGGGCAAGGAACTCTGGGAGATGGTCGATCTCGACATCAAGGCCGAGCTAGAGGCCATCAAGATGTACAAAGACATCGAGAAGGCCGCGGACGCCGAGGGAGACCCCACGACGAGGTTCATATTCGAGGAGATCCTCGAGCAGGAAGAGGACCACCACGACTTCTTCACATCTCTTAAGGAAAAGAAGAGGAAGTAGGCCTTTCCTCGTTCAAACTCCGTTGCGCTGAGTAGCGCAACATCAATTCCATTTTTCCAAATGCAGTCTATCATCCTGAACGCTGGCAGGATGACCTAAGGAATTGATTAGAGGGGGCCAGTGGTCCCCTCTTCTCATTTGTGTCTGATGCGCTCAGGCCCGCTTCTTCCGGCCGAAGAGTTTCCTCTTGATGGCCTTGATCTTCTGCCTCTGTATAGCTTCGGTCGGGTTGAGCTTCCTGGGACACACTTCGACGCAGTTGAACTGCGTGTGGCACCTCCACACGCCGTTCTCGCTCTCGATGATGTCCAAGCGCTCGTCAGGGATGGTGTCCCTCGTGTCAACCAAGAACCTGTAGGACTTGAGCAGCGCTGCAGGACCGAGATACCCCGTGTTCAGCCAGGCCATCGTGCACGCGCTCGTGCACGAACCGCACATGATGCAGTCGATCGGATCGTTGATGGGCACCCTCTCCTTGGGCATTTGGATGTACTCCTTGTCCGGGTACGGTTCCTTCCCAACCAGATACGGTTTCACGGCTTTCAGCCGGTCGAAGAACAGGTCATAGTCCACAGCGAGGTCCTTCACGATCTTCTGGTGCGGCAGCGGGCTCAACATGACCTCGTTGAGTTTCAGGAACTGGCTGATCTGGGTTTCACAAGCCAGCCTGATCTTCCCAGCTATGACCATCGCGCACGAACCGCAGACGCCCGCTCTGCAGCAGAACCTGAACGCGAGCGTGCCGTCCTGATGGTTGAGCACCTCGAACAGGGCGTCCAGGACCGTCATCCCGGGCTTGATCTCGACCTGGTACTTCTGCCAGTAGGGCAGCTTGTCGGCCGACGGATCGAAACGCTGGACCTTTAGGGTGATGTCGCCTCGGGTCATCTCAGTACCTCCTTGC is a genomic window of Candidatus Thermoplasmatota archaeon containing:
- a CDS encoding glucose 1-dehydrogenase; this translates as MVLSERRFKGKGVIVTGGASGIGKATAERFLEEGAKVAILDVSEENGEAAFKELKKKGFTPLILTGDVTKSSDVKKMVSTAKAKLGRIDVLFNNAGILVEGTVEDVTEKDWDRIMAVNVKGVFLMSKEVVPIMLKQRKGTIVNNASCSGLVGDRNAIAYNTSKGAVVLMTKCMALDYAKKNIRVNCVCPGEIDTPMFRQEARSRKMPVEEYRKELCEYHPIGRLGVPSEVANAVLFLASDQASFITGAAFSVDGGYTCQ
- a CDS encoding ferritin, translating into MTSQKLKDMLNGAIAREIQVSIQYMWQHVQWMGVDHYAVSDKFKEIAVEEMKHAEKIAERLWYLGGVPTTKPTSIKVGKELWEMVDLDIKAELEAIKMYKDIEKAADAEGDPTTRFIFEEILEQEEDHHDFFTSLKEKKRK
- a CDS encoding succinate dehydrogenase iron-sulfur subunit, with product MTRGDITLKVQRFDPSADKLPYWQKYQVEIKPGMTVLDALFEVLNHQDGTLAFRFCCRAGVCGSCAMVIAGKIRLACETQISQFLKLNEVMLSPLPHQKIVKDLAVDYDLFFDRLKAVKPYLVGKEPYPDKEYIQMPKERVPINDPIDCIMCGSCTSACTMAWLNTGYLGPAALLKSYRFLVDTRDTIPDERLDIIESENGVWRCHTQFNCVEVCPRKLNPTEAIQRQKIKAIKRKLFGRKKRA